A genomic segment from Triticum dicoccoides isolate Atlit2015 ecotype Zavitan chromosome 1A, WEW_v2.0, whole genome shotgun sequence encodes:
- the LOC119289863 gene encoding F-box protein At5g07610-like encodes MRTVASLTDDLLVEILSRLPVKSLRRCMCVSRTWRGIISHPHNQRQLPQTLEGFFYMPRSEPAPAPSFTNVTGTGRPLVSPLFDFLPQHQSIFLLSCCNGLLLCRCWEGQDDFHYVVCNPATEEWVRLPDSINAGTECMARLGFDPAVSDHFHVFEFSEDHDISQPGMEVYSSETGEWVHKENGWIDTEDDEAFVSLVGHHSGDVFLNGCLHFLTMDDDIAVVDTEGKTWRKIPIPELCTVDLIQKSQGSLHFVSFLETDERMVELVVYVLENYLSQEWILKHSTDASYIFGEREIDLIQGFQWVAMHPDCNIIFLTVGWDNTLVSYDMDHHKIQEICDLGGDDNPRYLPYVPLYSELQTLHA; translated from the coding sequence ATGCGGACGGTGGCTAGCCTGACCGACGACCTCCTCGTCGAAATCCTCTCCCGTCTCCCCGTCAAGTCGCTCCGCCGCTGCATGTGCGTCTCCAGGACCTGGCGGGGCATCATCTCGCACCCGCACAACCAAAGGCAGCTGCCGCAGACCCTCGAGGGTTTCTTCTACATGCCCCGCAGCGAGCCGGCGCCAGCTCCCAGTTTCACCAACGTCACCGGGACAGGCCGCCCTCTGGTCTCTCCTCTCTTTGATTTCCTGccgcagcaccagagcatcttcctGCTGTCCTGCTGCAACGGCCTCCTCCTCTGCCGCTGCTGGGAAGGCCAGGACGACTTCCATTACGTCGTGTGCAATCCAGCCACGGAGGAGTGGGTCCGGTTGCCTGACTCGATCAATGCCGGCACCGAGTGCATGGCACGTCTGGGTTTTGACCCAGCCGTGTCGGATCACTTCCATGTGTTTGAGTTCTCCGAGGATCACGACATCAGCCAGCCCGGAATGGAGGTGTATTCCTCTGAAACAGGGGAATGGGTTCACAAGGAGAACGGATGGATTGATACAGAAGATGATGAAGCATTTGTTTCCCTTGTTGGTCATCACTCGGGAGATGTGTTTCTTAATGGCTGTCTGCATTTTCTCACCATGGATGATGATATAGCCGTGGTGGACACCGAGGGGAAAACATGGAGGAAGATACCTATCCCTGAACTTTGCACTGTTGATCTCATTCAGAAATCTCAGGGTTCTTTGCATTTTGTCAGTTTTCTGGAAACTGATGAACGTATGGTTGAACTGGTGGTTTATGTTCTTGAGAACTACCTCAGTCAAGAATGGATATTGAAGCATAGCACCGACGCTTCATATATATTTGGAGAGAGAGAGATTGATCTTATACAGGGTTTTCAGTGGGTTGCAATGCATCCAGACTGTAACATCATCTTCTTAACTGTGGGGTGGGATAATACATTGGTCTCTTATGATATGGATCATCACAAAATTCAAGAGATCTGTGATCTTGGAGGAGACGACAATCCGCGATATCTGCCATATGTGCCATTGTACTCTGAGTTACAAACTCTGCACGCATGA